CTCCTGCCATGAAACGCAAAGTTATCCGTGGTGGATCATGGAAAGATATCGCTTATTACCTCGAAGTTTCAACCCGTTCATACGAGTACCAGGATACTTCCAAATCCTATATAGGCTTCAGGTGTATGCAACCTTTCCTGGGTAGAAATAAAGACGATAATCCGGCGCGAGCCTCAAAAGTGTATAACTAATCTAAACCAATTTCATAATTCATTTATCAAAAACTAGTATTCGAACTTAATAATTTTAAAACATGGGTGCATTTAGTTTTGTAAGAAGTAGGGGCTATAGAAATTTTATGGCCAAAGTATATGGACTCGGAGCATCAATCGTTATTCTCGGTGCTTTGTTCAAAATCAATCACTATCCGGGAGCTGATTTAATGCTTATCATCGGTCTTGGAACTGAAGCCATCATCTTTTTCTTCTCAGCCTGGGAACCACCGCACGTAGAACCTGACTGGAGCCTCGTTTATCCTGAACTCGCCGGAATGTACCACCAAGGTGGTGAAGGTGGGGGTAAAAAACCTACTCAGGAACTCGATAATATGCTGGAAAAAGCGAAAATCGACCAGGACCTGATCAATAACCTGGGTAGCGGACTTCGAAACCTTAGTGAAAATGCAAAAAAACTAACAACCATTACTGACGCTTCCGTCGCTACCAATGAGTATGTCAGCAACGTGAAAAATGCCGCATCCTCCGTTAAAGATCTGACGGACGCTTATAGAAAAACATCCGACGTCCTCTCTAAAGATGCTAATGTTTCTGAAGACTATGCGAAAAGCATTCGCAGCGCCTCCGAAAGCGCAGCCGGCCTTTCTAAAGCATATAGCCAGGCCTCTCAGTCCGTTAGCGAAGAACTCACCGCTACAAACGAATATACAAAGAGCGTTAAGGCCGCTGCCACTTCCCTGAATTCTCTGGCAGACCATTATGCTAAATCATCTGAAGTGCTTACCCGCTCCGCTGATGCTCTCAATATCCAGTCAGTCGACGGAAAAACATACAACGAACAGATGAAAAGAATTTCCGATAACCTTACTGCTCTCAACAGCGTTTACGAATTACAACTACAGGCAATTAACCGTAATGTCGAAACTTCTGCCATGATGCAGAAAACGGTAGAAAAGTACCTCGAAAATATGAATGCCTCCGTTGAGAATACGGCCCAATATAAAGATAATCTTGCCGCCCTGAATGCTGCCTTTGAACTGCAACTGCAAGGATCCAGCAAACAAGTCGAATCTATTGACCAACTCCAGGAAACATTGAGCAAATTCCTCCAGACTCTTAATGCATCCAGTGACAAAACCGCTAAATACAAAGATGAACTGGATATGCTGACGGAAAGAGTCTCCGCTCTCAATAAAGTTTATGGCAAAATGCTTACAGCCATGAATGTGAACCTTCCCGGATAATCAATAATCATTATTAGGTCGAAAGATTAAAAAATTTAAAGCTTTATGGCAGGATATAAAGAAACACCACGACAAAAAATGATCGCCATGCTGTACCTGGTGTTGACTGCATTGCTTGCACTCAACGTTTCCAAGGACATTCTGGACGCATTTCTTGTCGTGAATGAAGGGATGGAGGATACTAACGTAACCATCAAAACGAAAATCGACAATACCTAC
The genomic region above belongs to Bacteroidota bacterium and contains:
- the gldL gene encoding gliding motility protein GldL, yielding MAKVYGLGASIVILGALFKINHYPGADLMLIIGLGTEAIIFFFSAWEPPHVEPDWSLVYPELAGMYHQGGEGGGKKPTQELDNMLEKAKIDQDLINNLGSGLRNLSENAKKLTTITDASVATNEYVSNVKNAASSVKDLTDAYRKTSDVLSKDANVSEDYAKSIRSASESAAGLSKAYSQASQSVSEELTATNEYTKSVKAAATSLNSLADHYAKSSEVLTRSADALNIQSVDGKTYNEQMKRISDNLTALNSVYELQLQAINRNVETSAMMQKTVEKYLENMNASVENTAQYKDNLAALNAAFELQLQGSSKQVESIDQLQETLSKFLQTLNASSDKTAKYKDELDMLTERVSALNKVYGKMLTAMNVNLPG